Genomic DNA from Xylanivirga thermophila:
TAAATAAAAATAGCACCATCAATAAAATAATAACTATAATTAACCAAATAATATATCCCTTGGCCAAATATAAAAGAGTCTTCCCTTTAGTTGTTAGATATAATAGCAAAAGCATAATAAGCAACAATAAAAATGCTATGTACCTGGATGTATACCCTTTATTGAATAAAACTTTTACATCCTTCATATGTGCAATTTCTCTACTATTGAACACATATTGCTCTTTTCCATGAATAACAGCCTTAACTTGTAGGCTCGATGCATTATTATTTATATAGGAAAATAAATGCCTCGTTACTTTTACCAAATCCTGTAAAGGCATACCTGTATATTGCGGGATATTCAACCTTTCATACTCATATTTATAAAAATCTATATCAAAGGCCGTCACCTCGAGCACAATTGAAAATATGACAAACATAAAAAGTCCCATGGCAATTATACTTGTTAGCAAATATTTTATCTTAACATTCATTATTTATCCTGTACTTTTCCCCCTATGTTTCTATTCCACATTATGATAGCATCTTCATTATTATCTGCATAATAGGCTTTTCTTATACCACATTCTACAAATCCTAATTTTTTATAAAGATGCTGGGCTATGAAATTAGTCTTTCTCACTTCCAAAGTCATTTGAGTCATGCCCATTTTAGCTCCCGCATCCATCATAGTCCTTATTATTGCCTCTCCAGCTCCCATATTCCTATATGCTGGATGAACAGCTATATTGGTTATATGTCCTTCATCCAATATTAACCACATGCCACCATATCCCAATACCGTATCTAATCGTTTTGCTATAAAATATTTTGCACACATATTTTTTTCTATCTCCAAACGGAAAGCTTCTCTTGACCAAGGAATGGGAAAACATAATCTTTCAATCTCCCACACATCATCTACGTCATCTAAAACCATGGGACAAACTACAAAATCCTCCACCATATCTTATTCCTCCTGCGCAATTTTTTGCATACGCCTTTGTTCTGCTTGGGATTTCCTGAGATAGAAAGGCATCAGCTCTAAATAATTTTTTAGCTGTCCTTCCCTTGCCATTTCCATAGCTAGACGCGCAACTGTGGAAGGCCTTTGCATTGCGCAATGGGCGGGAGCAAATAATGCATTATCTCCCATTTCCTTTTCTATAATATGCCTATATGCAGCCACTCCGTCGCCATTAAAGATAAAAGGTCCTTCCAGCTTAGTCAATATATCTAGAAGCTGTACTACAGGTACTGCCATATAGTCCTCCATACGTACTAATTTATTTTTTTCCCATCTATATATGCAGGTATATACCTGCTCCCGCCTAGCATCCATAATAGGACATAAAATACCTTTACTATATGCCATATTGTAGGCTAGTCCATCTAATGTAGGCACACCTATAACTGGTCGGCCTATAGATTGGGCTAATGCCCTTATGGTAGATATGCCTATGCGCAAACCTGTAAATGAACCTGGTCCACTCGATACTGCAAAGGCATCTATATCATCTAGGGACATATCTACCCCATCAAGCATCTCATCTACTAATGGCATAAGTATCTGGGAATGGGTTTTTTTATGATTAAG
This window encodes:
- the rimI gene encoding ribosomal protein S18-alanine N-acetyltransferase, which produces MVEDFVVCPMVLDDVDDVWEIERLCFPIPWSREAFRLEIEKNMCAKYFIAKRLDTVLGYGGMWLILDEGHITNIAVHPAYRNMGAGEAIIRTMMDAGAKMGMTQMTLEVRKTNFIAQHLYKKLGFVECGIRKAYYADNNEDAIIMWNRNIGGKVQDK
- the tsaB gene encoding tRNA (adenosine(37)-N6)-threonylcarbamoyltransferase complex dimerization subunit type 1 TsaB, yielding MKILAIESSSMVAGAAVVDDDKVVAEYLLNHKKTHSQILMPLVDEMLDGVDMSLDDIDAFAVSSGPGSFTGLRIGISTIRALAQSIGRPVIGVPTLDGLAYNMAYSKGILCPIMDARREQVYTCIYRWEKNKLVRMEDYMAVPVVQLLDILTKLEGPFIFNGDGVAAYRHIIEKEMGDNALFAPAHCAMQRPSTVARLAMEMAREGQLKNYLELMPFYLRKSQAEQRRMQKIAQEE
- a CDS encoding TIGR01906 family membrane protein; this translates as MNVKIKYLLTSIIAMGLFMFVIFSIVLEVTAFDIDFYKYEYERLNIPQYTGMPLQDLVKVTRHLFSYINNNASSLQVKAVIHGKEQYVFNSREIAHMKDVKVLFNKGYTSRYIAFLLLLIMLLLLYLTTKGKTLLYLAKGYIIWLIIVIILLMVLFLFISEDFMSFWIQFHHMLFDNDLWLLDPDTDILVNMVPEEFFFDLTYKILKRFLIIEVSIGIACTLFLKKYRTV